GCAGATTCAATGCACTCCTATCAGGAAAAAGTGTGTTTGCTGCAGTTTACTTATCAGGATAAGACCGTTCTTCTTGACCCGCTGGCTGTTCCAGATTTGTCACCGCTCAAACCAGTGCTGGCCGATGCGTCTATCCGCAAAATTTTTCATGCTGCGGACTATGATATCCGTTGTCTGCATCGTGACTTCGGCATTGAAATCGCTGGTTTGTTTGACACCATGATCGCTAGCCAGTTCCTCGGCGAAGAAAAAGTCGGGCTGGCGGATGTTCTGAACAAATATTTTGGTGTCACTCTGGATAAGCGGTATCAGCGTGCCGACTGGTCAAAACGTCCATTGTCGCCGGAGATGTGTGATTACGCGGCTGGGGATACACGCTATCTGGAGAAGCTCGCGGAACTTCTCGAACAGACCTTGGTGGAAAAAGATCGTTTGTGGTGGGTGGACGAAGAATTCCGTCTGCTGGAGGAGGCGCGTTTTAAGGTGCATGAAGGTCCCGCCTTTCTGCGTATTAAGGGAGCGGGGACCTTGCCACCACGAAGTCTGGCTATTCTCGAATACCTTTTGGAGTGGCGTGAAAAAGAAGCTCAGCGGCGTGATTGCCCTGCCTACAAAGTGGTGGGTAACAAACAATTTCTCAGTGTGGCGCGAGAAATGCCCGATTCCTTAGCAGCGTTGAAGAAGGTTGATGATTTCCCTCCCCGGCTGGCGGATCGTTATGGCCATGCAGTTCTTAAGCAGGTTGAGGCGGGGCAGGCAGTGGATCAGCAGCATTTGCCTCATTATCCTCGCGGTGAACGACGAGTTCGTGACATCGCTGTTGAAGAGCGTTTTAACCAGTTGAAATCCTGGCGGAGCGACAAAGCAAAGGAACTCGAAATGGATCCGGGCATTCTCATCAACAACGCATTGCTCGAAACCATTGCTCGCACTCAGCCCCGTCGAGAAGAGGATTTGAGCCGCATCGACGGTTTGAAAAACTGGCAACGCCAAGTGCTCGGTCCGGATTTGGTTAGGGTCCTGAGCTAGAAAATGGTTGTCGCCAGATCCTGCTAAAAGGTTGAGGTGACCAGCTCATCAATCAATTCGAGGTTGTCGCAAAGGGCATCCATGTCCAGTCGGTCAAAATTAATGGTTGGACATTGTTCTTTGTAGCTCTCTATCGAGCCATGGTTTTGTAACAGATTATGGCTCAAGCAAACAATTTCAACATGGATTTGAGATTCTGTCGCTTTTCCCGGATTGCGGTAATTTTTAATGCAATCGTGGAGCTTCGGGGAGAGGTTCCAGCGTCGCGACAGCAAGGCTCCTGAATTCTGATGGAAGTCCTGCACCAACTTTGGCAGTTGCGCTTCATCAATGTTGCTATCCGGAAGGATCTGCAGCAGGAGGATTTTGCCGATGTTATGCAGTAACCCACAGGTGTAGGCTTCCTCCGTATCCTCGCCGAGTTGGGCTGCGATCTGTTCGGAGAGGCAGGCGCAGCTCAAAGCGTGTTGCAACATCAGAGAAACCGTATCCGGCTGTTTGGGCGGGTGAGCATTTGCCGCCTGGGCCAGAACGATCCCCACCAGTCGCTCGTGAGGGTAGAGTTCCATGGCTTGTTTAATGGTCATACACTGTTGTGGAGGATGGGCGACCGAGGAGTTGACCACACGTAACATGTTGATGCTGAGGACCTGATCCTTGTGAACCAGATCGAGAATTTGCTCTGCGGAATTTTCCTCTTCCATCCAGCATTTTTCAAGTTTCGATGCGGTTGTCGCCAACAGGGGCAGAGTGAAGTCCTCAGCGACAATCGTGCGAGCCAATTCACGTAAAATATCATCAGCGCTGGCCGTGGTGTTGGCTTTACTACCACTTTGCAGGATGCGTTTGAGGGCATCTGCTTCACTGATCTGAATGGGGCCTTCGAGGGCTTGTTTAGGGAGCAGATTGGTGAATTCGTAAGTTCCAACTGTCCAGTTCATAACATCGGCAAGAGCCTGATTGGCCAGATCAGAGAGGGCCTTTTGCAGTTTGTCCTTGTCAAAGATATTTTTTTGCAACAGGCTGCGTGTAAAAGCAACACCATTGCGTTTGCTGTCCTTAAGGAGAAAGCCAGCCCAAGAGCGAGTCAGCTCGCCTCGCTGAATTAAAAATTCTCCGACCCGTTCACCCGGTTTATTTGAGGTGATGTAGATCAGGCTCCCTTTATTGAAATAAAGTTTTTTATCGATACCAGCCTGACTCAGGCTCAGCGTTCCCGTTTTTTGCTGTACGGAACATTGTCGGAGGATTTCAGGCAGTGACGTTGTGCTCAGGCTGCCGTTGAGCGCACTCATGATAGCTTCTCCTTTTCGTTGCTTTCTATATGTATATTACAGAGGTCTTATTTATTAGGCGCTACGCTTTTTAACATTCTGCAGAGCCGCTTGTCAGCCGTTAAAAGCGGATTTAATGTTTTTCTCATGCAACAAGGTTAGCATATGGACGTCATTGCGCTATTTTTTATCGTTTTTTCAGCCTTGATGCATGCACTATGGAATTTACAGGTCAAGCAAAGTAGTGACAAGACTGTCTTTATCTGGTGGATGTTTATTGCGTCAGGTTTTTTGATGAACCTGGCGGCGTTTTTTTTGCCCCAGCCTTTTCCCTTCCCGCATGGCCTGACCTGGTTGTGGGCACTTGTGGGGGCGGTGTGTTTTGTCCTCTATCATCTGTTTAACGGGATCGCCTACCGGCAGGGCGATTTGTCTCTTACCTACCCCCTGGCGCAAACGTCCATGATTTATGTGCCGATATGGGGATTCTTCTTTCTGCATGAACAATTGACTTTGGGAGGAGGCGTCGGAGTGCTGTGCGTGGTTGCCGGGGCCTATTGCGCCCAGTTGCCGGACTTTTCGCTGCGGTCCTTGTTACGTCCACTGCAAAATCTGGGGAATCCTTCGGTGCGTGCCGCCCTTGCTGCCGGTTTTATTTATTCGATTGGTTCAATTGCCGATAAACGCGGTGTCATGGATTATTCACCCTTTTATTTTACCTATATTCTGGTGATGATCATGGTAATGATCATGTCGCTGAATCTTTGTCGGTCCCGTTATCAGGGACGGATTTTGAAAGAATGGCGACAACATAAATGGCTTATTTTATCTTCCGGACCGGTTATGCTAGGGTCGTTTATCACTTTCCGCTACGGTTTAAGCCTGACCCCAGTCAGTTATGCGGTTCCGGTGCGGCAAGTCAATGTTTTATTTGGTGTGTTGATCGGCGTTTTGTTTTTAGGCGAGTCGTATGGCCGGGTCAGAATAACCGCCGCTTGTCTTATTTTACTCGGAGTTCTCTGTATCCATCTTGGAGGGTAACATGAAGCAGCTGGCCAATTTTCTTTTCGAAGTAGGCATGCTGAAAAAGACCCCACGTAGTGGTTTTCAATTTCTCGGTTCTGGTGCCGAGTCTGTGGCGGAACATTCATTTCGGACAGCGATGATTGGTTATACGTTGGCTCAGATGTCCGAGAATGTCGATTGCAGTCGTGTGGTAATGCTGTGTTTGTTTCATGATGTTCCCGAGGCGAGAATTGG
This is a stretch of genomic DNA from uncultured Desulfuromonas sp.. It encodes these proteins:
- a CDS encoding HRDC domain-containing protein; translation: MTLPPILTTDDAVRSLAQDLTACPVFAVDLEADSMHSYQEKVCLLQFTYQDKTVLLDPLAVPDLSPLKPVLADASIRKIFHAADYDIRCLHRDFGIEIAGLFDTMIASQFLGEEKVGLADVLNKYFGVTLDKRYQRADWSKRPLSPEMCDYAAGDTRYLEKLAELLEQTLVEKDRLWWVDEEFRLLEEARFKVHEGPAFLRIKGAGTLPPRSLAILEYLLEWREKEAQRRDCPAYKVVGNKQFLSVAREMPDSLAALKKVDDFPPRLADRYGHAVLKQVEAGQAVDQQHLPHYPRGERRVRDIAVEERFNQLKSWRSDKAKELEMDPGILINNALLETIARTQPRREEDLSRIDGLKNWQRQVLGPDLVRVLS
- a CDS encoding HDOD domain-containing protein, encoding MSALNGSLSTTSLPEILRQCSVQQKTGTLSLSQAGIDKKLYFNKGSLIYITSNKPGERVGEFLIQRGELTRSWAGFLLKDSKRNGVAFTRSLLQKNIFDKDKLQKALSDLANQALADVMNWTVGTYEFTNLLPKQALEGPIQISEADALKRILQSGSKANTTASADDILRELARTIVAEDFTLPLLATTASKLEKCWMEEENSAEQILDLVHKDQVLSINMLRVVNSSVAHPPQQCMTIKQAMELYPHERLVGIVLAQAANAHPPKQPDTVSLMLQHALSCACLSEQIAAQLGEDTEEAYTCGLLHNIGKILLLQILPDSNIDEAQLPKLVQDFHQNSGALLSRRWNLSPKLHDCIKNYRNPGKATESQIHVEIVCLSHNLLQNHGSIESYKEQCPTINFDRLDMDALCDNLELIDELVTSTF
- a CDS encoding EamA family transporter, with translation MDVIALFFIVFSALMHALWNLQVKQSSDKTVFIWWMFIASGFLMNLAAFFLPQPFPFPHGLTWLWALVGAVCFVLYHLFNGIAYRQGDLSLTYPLAQTSMIYVPIWGFFFLHEQLTLGGGVGVLCVVAGAYCAQLPDFSLRSLLRPLQNLGNPSVRAALAAGFIYSIGSIADKRGVMDYSPFYFTYILVMIMVMIMSLNLCRSRYQGRILKEWRQHKWLILSSGPVMLGSFITFRYGLSLTPVSYAVPVRQVNVLFGVLIGVLFLGESYGRVRITAACLILLGVLCIHLGG